In Alphaproteobacteria bacterium US3C007, one genomic interval encodes:
- a CDS encoding class II D-tagatose-bisphosphate aldolase, non-catalytic subunit, giving the protein MSVTLDNLAALRSSGVQKGITSVCSAHPSVIRAALRHGRDAEATVLIEATCNQVNHHGGYTGMTPERFAKRVYRIAKEENCPQNLVVLGGDHLGPNPWRDQPVNLAMQEAKKMIAAYVAAGFQKIHLDTSMGCAGEPIALNDETTALRAVQLAKVAERTAREQAQFMPFYTIGTEVPPPGGADHKLCELTPATPIAVRKTIEIHRQFFEQAGLADAFARVIGLVIQPGVEFGNHNVIRYDRAKAKRLAHILTPADGLVFEAHSTDYQGVSSLSELVQDGFAILKVGPELTFILRETFYALDLIASDLLPGYQNRALKQQMGLLMEEAPEHWNGHYSGNVEAQKFLRHYSLSDRIRYYWTHPKAVRAIKNLTTALDGKLVPLPLFWQHMPAAAEFADRPLNVEDIVIWRVTECLKSYHRACNPAREN; this is encoded by the coding sequence ATGAGTGTGACACTAGATAACTTAGCGGCGCTTCGATCGTCAGGGGTACAAAAGGGCATAACCTCTGTCTGCTCTGCACATCCAAGCGTAATTCGCGCCGCGCTGCGCCACGGGCGGGACGCCGAAGCCACCGTTTTGATAGAAGCCACCTGCAATCAGGTTAACCATCATGGCGGTTATACAGGCATGACGCCCGAACGCTTTGCCAAGCGTGTTTATAGAATTGCCAAAGAAGAAAATTGTCCGCAAAACTTAGTGGTTCTTGGAGGTGATCACCTTGGGCCCAACCCGTGGCGTGATCAACCTGTTAATCTGGCCATGCAAGAAGCCAAAAAAATGATTGCTGCTTACGTGGCCGCCGGCTTTCAAAAAATCCATCTCGATACTTCTATGGGCTGTGCTGGTGAGCCGATAGCTCTCAATGATGAAACTACGGCGCTAAGGGCCGTTCAACTGGCCAAAGTGGCCGAACGCACAGCGCGCGAACAAGCCCAATTCATGCCATTTTATACAATAGGTACAGAAGTGCCGCCGCCGGGCGGCGCGGATCACAAACTCTGTGAACTCACGCCGGCCACCCCGATAGCCGTGCGGAAAACAATCGAAATACATCGCCAATTTTTTGAGCAGGCCGGATTGGCGGATGCCTTTGCCAGAGTGATTGGGCTTGTTATCCAACCAGGCGTTGAGTTTGGAAACCACAATGTCATTCGCTATGACCGCGCGAAAGCGAAAAGGCTGGCGCATATATTAACGCCAGCAGACGGGCTGGTCTTCGAAGCGCATTCCACAGATTATCAGGGGGTATCTTCGCTGTCAGAGCTCGTGCAAGACGGGTTCGCGATCCTCAAAGTTGGGCCAGAGCTCACCTTCATTTTGCGGGAAACTTTCTACGCGTTGGATCTTATTGCCTCAGACCTACTCCCCGGGTATCAAAACCGCGCGCTCAAGCAACAGATGGGCTTGCTTATGGAGGAGGCTCCAGAGCATTGGAATGGGCATTATTCTGGAAACGTAGAGGCGCAAAAATTTCTGCGCCATTATTCGCTATCGGACCGAATTCGATATTACTGGACGCACCCCAAAGCTGTGCGTGCGATCAAAAACCTCACAACAGCGCTTGACGGTAAACTTGTTCCTTTGCCCCTATTTTGGCAGCACATGCCGGCCGCTGCAGAATTTGCAGATAGGCCACTCAACGTCGAAGATATCGTTATTTGGCGGGTGACAGAATGCCTTAAATCCTATCACAGGGCCTGCAACCCTGCACGCGAAAATTAG
- a CDS encoding sugar kinase has protein sequence MAHNILAPDALGPTVCIGEILVEIMAKTPGNTFLEAQTWVGPFPSGAPAIFINQCGKISGNAAMIGAVGKDDFGRINLKRLAADNVDISGIAVDPDYPTGSAFIRYQKDGSRKFIFNIAQSAAARFTWTDIVSEVIARAGHLHIMGSALVMPNTWPVIEKALTILKAKGGTLSLDPNLRSELTYDRRIQARFAQLIDAADLLLPSGAELERAAGVEGESAAVQSLFQRGLKEIVLKRGAQGATCFRSGKAPINALAFDVQEVDPTGAGDCFGGAYVACRRMGWPLADVLTYACAAGARNVTKYGPMEGAGTRLQLDAFIQTTKRLDK, from the coding sequence TTGGCACACAATATACTAGCACCTGATGCCCTTGGTCCTACCGTTTGTATTGGTGAAATACTCGTTGAAATTATGGCCAAGACACCCGGCAATACGTTTCTTGAAGCGCAAACGTGGGTTGGCCCTTTCCCCAGTGGAGCCCCAGCCATTTTCATCAATCAATGTGGAAAAATCAGCGGCAATGCCGCCATGATAGGAGCCGTGGGCAAAGATGATTTTGGGCGCATAAATCTGAAGCGGTTAGCGGCTGACAATGTAGATATCTCGGGCATTGCTGTTGATCCCGACTATCCAACCGGAAGCGCCTTCATACGATATCAAAAAGACGGATCGCGCAAGTTTATCTTCAATATCGCACAATCTGCAGCGGCGCGCTTCACATGGACCGACATAGTATCGGAGGTGATCGCGCGCGCAGGGCATCTTCATATAATGGGCTCTGCGCTTGTGATGCCAAACACCTGGCCAGTGATCGAGAAAGCGCTCACCATACTAAAAGCCAAAGGCGGCACGCTGTCACTGGATCCAAATCTGCGCTCAGAGCTGACTTATGACAGGCGCATCCAAGCGCGATTTGCGCAATTGATCGATGCCGCAGATCTCTTATTGCCTTCTGGCGCAGAGCTGGAACGCGCTGCTGGTGTAGAAGGTGAAAGCGCCGCGGTGCAAAGCCTGTTTCAACGGGGCCTAAAAGAAATTGTTTTAAAACGTGGCGCCCAAGGGGCCACTTGCTTCCGGTCTGGCAAAGCCCCGATCAATGCCTTGGCCTTTGACGTACAAGAAGTTGACCCAACCGGTGCAGGGGACTGTTTTGGCGGTGCCTATGTTGCCTGTCGCCGTATGGGGTGGCCGCTGGCAGACGTATTAACATATGCCTGCGCGGCCGGCGCGCGCAATGTTACCAAATATGGGCCCATGGAGGGGGCGGGCACGCGATTGCAACTTGATGCGTTTATCCAAACCACAAAGAGGCTGGATAAATGA
- a CDS encoding sugar-binding domain-containing protein: protein MKRMDDSEAFVTEVCLHYFGNEMTQSEIATQMGVTRLRVNQAIQHAKTNGIIKFQIDTPFIVRFEKQQRLKDALGLKRTCIAPVNENDYSYHRATGAALASFMNERLREKAWKSIGVSWGITLDFAIQNLTKQAHPLLEIVSILGGTAQGSSFNSFGIASGFADILGAYYSLLMAPIYLEEAINRDLFLSQSSIEEHFEKFKTLDAVLLTCSNVTEKSFLISNGLPPELPRQLIEAGAVGDVLGRFLDKNGDPVLPEIDGRIIGMPLEEVKNIPEKVMAAAGEHKISIILAACQKGFVDTLITDEPTADLLLTEINKRMGDKPSNNR from the coding sequence ACGAGATGACCCAATCTGAGATTGCAACCCAAATGGGGGTTACGCGGCTGCGGGTTAATCAAGCAATCCAGCATGCAAAAACCAACGGGATTATTAAATTTCAGATCGACACGCCCTTTATTGTAAGGTTTGAAAAACAACAACGCCTGAAAGACGCGTTGGGACTGAAACGGACCTGTATCGCACCCGTCAATGAAAACGATTACAGCTATCACCGGGCAACCGGCGCAGCCTTGGCGTCATTTATGAACGAACGTCTGCGCGAAAAAGCCTGGAAGTCAATCGGTGTCTCTTGGGGCATCACGTTAGATTTCGCCATTCAGAATTTGACAAAACAAGCCCATCCGCTCCTCGAAATTGTTTCAATTCTGGGCGGAACAGCGCAAGGCTCTTCCTTCAACTCTTTCGGAATTGCATCCGGTTTCGCGGATATTTTAGGCGCTTATTACAGCTTATTAATGGCGCCAATCTATTTGGAAGAGGCGATCAATAGAGACCTATTCCTGTCACAATCCTCTATTGAAGAACATTTTGAAAAGTTCAAAACGCTAGATGCGGTTTTGCTGACATGCTCGAATGTAACCGAAAAATCATTTCTGATTAGCAATGGGTTACCCCCTGAACTGCCTCGACAGCTGATTGAGGCGGGCGCAGTTGGCGATGTTTTGGGCAGGTTTCTTGATAAAAACGGTGATCCGGTTCTGCCGGAAATTGACGGTCGCATCATCGGCATGCCCCTCGAGGAAGTAAAAAACATTCCCGAAAAAGTAATGGCCGCGGCAGGCGAACATAAAATATCCATAATATTGGCCGCATGCCAAAAGGGCTTTGTTGACACACTTATTACAGATGAACCTACTGCTGATTTATTATTGACCGAAATAAATAAAAGGATGGGCGATAAGCCAAGCAACAATCGCTAA
- a CDS encoding SDR family oxidoreductase — translation MSHTLQGKVAAITGAASGIGLSTAEALLAAGATVVFVDRDTDALEKTCKRLGSNAIPLEVDLLNSSSCDSLLSGILQKAGQLDIFHANAGSYIGGDLTETKDAGAIDQMLNLNVNAVIKNVHNVIPHMIERGTGDIVVTSSVAGHFPIPWEPVYSASKWAITSFVQTMRRQLFKHGVRVGSVSPGPVVSALLADWPEENLKKAKENGSLMDPNEVADAILYMLTRPRTVTIRDMVILPTQFDI, via the coding sequence ATGTCTCATACGTTACAAGGAAAAGTTGCAGCCATCACAGGCGCCGCCTCAGGGATTGGGCTGTCAACGGCTGAAGCGCTGCTTGCCGCCGGTGCAACCGTGGTGTTTGTTGATCGCGATACGGACGCGCTTGAAAAAACCTGTAAAAGGCTTGGCAGTAACGCCATTCCATTGGAAGTCGATTTGCTGAATAGCTCCAGTTGCGACAGCCTGCTTTCTGGTATTTTACAAAAAGCTGGCCAATTGGACATTTTCCATGCAAATGCCGGCTCTTATATCGGCGGCGATTTAACCGAAACAAAAGACGCCGGTGCGATAGATCAAATGCTCAATCTCAACGTCAACGCCGTGATCAAAAATGTTCATAATGTGATACCGCATATGATTGAACGCGGCACGGGCGATATCGTGGTCACCTCGTCAGTTGCAGGCCATTTCCCGATTCCGTGGGAACCTGTTTATTCCGCGTCAAAATGGGCAATAACGTCTTTTGTACAAACGATGCGCCGCCAACTTTTCAAACACGGTGTTCGCGTTGGTTCTGTCTCACCAGGGCCGGTGGTCAGCGCGTTGCTAGCCGATTGGCCAGAAGAAAACCTTAAGAAGGCAAAAGAGAATGGCAGCTTGATGGACCCTAATGAAGTTGCTGACGCCATCCTTTACATGCTGACACGCCCGCGCACTGTTACAATCCGCGACATGGTGATACTACCAACGCAATTTGATATTTAA
- a CDS encoding XRE family transcriptional regulator: MRLKKARRAKGLSLDAVAKLSGVSRSMVSQIERGESSPTISTLWNLTKALQVDFAGLLEDDQESRVEILRSNDVPTIENHGTGCSIRILSPPEGAGRHEVYELRFSAGGALDSLPHAQGTREHLTIIEGQLRVTSGEAVEQVVAGDTARYAADVAHNISADSPARAFLVVHGR; this comes from the coding sequence ATGCGTTTAAAAAAGGCACGCCGTGCCAAAGGATTATCGCTTGACGCCGTGGCCAAACTATCCGGTGTCTCGCGCAGCATGGTCAGTCAAATCGAACGCGGCGAGTCATCGCCAACGATTTCAACCTTGTGGAATTTGACCAAAGCGCTGCAAGTGGATTTCGCCGGGCTGCTTGAAGATGATCAGGAAAGCCGCGTGGAAATTCTGCGCAGCAATGATGTCCCAACGATCGAGAATCATGGCACTGGCTGCTCTATCCGTATTCTCTCCCCCCCCGAAGGTGCCGGACGGCATGAAGTCTATGAGTTGCGATTTAGCGCAGGCGGGGCGTTGGACAGCCTGCCGCACGCGCAAGGAACACGCGAACATTTGACGATCATTGAGGGGCAGTTAAGGGTGACCAGTGGCGAGGCTGTCGAACAAGTGGTCGCAGGTGACACCGCGCGCTACGCGGCGGATGTTGCGCATAATATCAGCGCTGACAGCCCTGCTCGCGCATTTTTGGTGGTGCATGGGCGTTGA
- a CDS encoding glucose 1-dehydrogenase, which yields MSLSQFRLDGKTALITGANRGIGLAIAQLFLKAGAHCMLTSRSQTSALNALLEGNTQKARWISADVTDVQTPDKIVAETLNAFGALDILVNNAGIADNGDFHNFSDSQLESILATNFTAPFRIAREAIKPMLSQGAGSIVNMGSISGFVANKPQLQVAYNSSKAAIHQMTTTMAFEYASRGIRVNALAPGYIISDMTAGGIENAEWNKIWTENTPMQRFGKPSEMANCALFLASDAASYVNGATLVADGGYLTH from the coding sequence ATGAGCCTTTCACAATTCCGCCTAGATGGCAAAACAGCACTGATCACAGGCGCAAATCGAGGCATTGGTTTAGCTATTGCGCAGCTTTTTTTGAAGGCTGGCGCGCATTGCATGTTGACCAGCCGTTCACAAACCAGCGCTTTAAACGCGTTGTTAGAGGGCAATACTCAAAAAGCCCGCTGGATCTCGGCAGATGTCACAGACGTGCAAACACCCGATAAGATTGTAGCAGAAACGTTAAACGCGTTTGGGGCGTTAGATATATTGGTAAACAACGCCGGCATTGCCGATAATGGTGATTTTCATAATTTTTCTGATAGCCAGCTTGAAAGTATCCTGGCGACGAACTTTACGGCACCTTTTCGGATTGCCCGCGAAGCAATAAAACCCATGCTATCACAGGGGGCAGGTTCAATCGTAAATATGGGTTCCATTTCAGGGTTTGTGGCAAATAAACCGCAACTGCAAGTCGCGTATAATTCATCAAAAGCAGCAATCCATCAAATGACCACGACGATGGCCTTTGAATATGCCTCCCGCGGAATAAGGGTGAATGCATTGGCGCCCGGCTATATCATATCAGACATGACAGCGGGCGGGATCGAAAATGCAGAATGGAATAAAATCTGGACAGAAAATACGCCGATGCAGCGATTTGGAAAACCATCCGAAATGGCAAACTGCGCGCTCTTTCTCGCATCTGACGCCGCCTCATATGTAAACGGCGCCACATTGGTCGCCGATGGTGGGTATTTAACACATTAG